A genome region from Natranaeroarchaeum sulfidigenes includes the following:
- a CDS encoding ABC transporter substrate-binding protein — protein sequence MLRDDGDVVTFGTLPIAAVAEIHLAEERGYFEDRGIDLEIERVTGAPQAVPQLASGELDVASGSIGASIFNSIAQDVPVQIVADQTQWWENQPSGNRIWVREELYSDGMALSDVEGTPTVAINGEGGSMDYVVGRLLASEGMGWADIEITEMPFPDMIGAMAGGEIDLCSIPDPLGLQVASEANAGQLLYGSEVAPRMQIAGYFYGQPFIEERPAVARRWLEAYLLGVREYYEMGGFPDEELAGIISDAIDVPVGAIRSSIPSLPHKNGFVNVDSIMRQQEYHACRGYVDETVEAEAIVNESILDEALAEVGRLDEAEATPSVANIEEWSESAPAPYPPLGDMTPPSEFPTDAICE from the coding sequence ATGGCGACGTAGTAACGTTCGGGACGCTCCCGATCGCTGCAGTTGCGGAGATACATCTCGCAGAGGAACGTGGCTACTTCGAGGACAGGGGGATCGATCTGGAGATCGAACGGGTCACCGGCGCACCGCAGGCGGTACCACAGCTCGCGTCCGGGGAGCTGGATGTGGCGAGCGGTTCGATCGGCGCAAGTATCTTCAACTCGATCGCACAGGACGTCCCTGTCCAGATCGTCGCGGACCAGACCCAGTGGTGGGAGAACCAGCCCTCCGGAAACCGGATCTGGGTCAGGGAGGAACTGTACTCCGATGGGATGGCGCTGTCCGATGTCGAGGGGACGCCGACAGTAGCGATCAACGGCGAAGGGGGATCGATGGATTACGTGGTCGGCCGACTGCTCGCCAGCGAAGGGATGGGCTGGGCCGACATCGAGATCACGGAGATGCCGTTCCCGGACATGATCGGCGCGATGGCGGGGGGCGAGATCGATCTCTGTTCGATTCCGGACCCGCTCGGCCTGCAGGTCGCCTCGGAGGCCAACGCCGGACAGCTACTGTACGGATCGGAAGTCGCGCCACGAATGCAGATCGCGGGATACTTTTACGGCCAGCCGTTCATCGAGGAGCGTCCGGCGGTCGCGCGTCGATGGCTGGAGGCGTATCTGCTCGGCGTCAGGGAGTACTACGAGATGGGCGGCTTTCCAGACGAGGAGCTGGCCGGAATCATCAGCGACGCGATCGACGTCCCGGTCGGGGCGATCCGCTCGTCGATCCCATCGCTCCCACACAAAAACGGGTTCGTCAACGTCGACAGTATCATGCGACAGCAGGAGTACCACGCCTGCCGGGGGTACGTCGACGAGACCGTCGAGGCCGAGGCGATCGTCAACGAGTCGATTCTCGACGAGGCGCTGGCGGAAGTCGGCCGACTCGACGAGGCGGAAGCAACGCCGTCGGTAGCGAACATCGAGGAGTGGAGCGAGTCGGCACCCGCTCCGTACCCACCGCTCGGGGACATGACGCCGCCGTCGGAGTTCCCGACCGACGCGATCTGCGAGTAG
- a CDS encoding ABC transporter ATP-binding protein, protein MMPEPTADRTEPRISVSDVSKTYRSRSGAVRALSDVQLRVEDREFFCIVGPSGCGKSTLLRLLGGLLDSDEGTIEIRTGDADRPTTNMVFQEYGIFPWKSVIDNVAFGLKMQGVPREERYETARRYIGKVDLDGFEESYPHQLSGGMKQRVGIARAFANDPEVFLMDEPFGALDAQTKGFLVEELLELWNESTKTVVYVTHDIEEAIRLGDRIGVMSARPGRIKEVIDVDLERPRGRTEIPLERLDRLEERIWSSLSGEVERSMHGRS, encoded by the coding sequence ATGATGCCCGAACCGACAGCCGACCGAACCGAGCCCCGGATCAGCGTCAGCGACGTCAGCAAGACGTACCGGAGCCGGTCCGGAGCGGTCCGCGCTCTCAGCGACGTGCAGCTGCGGGTGGAAGACAGGGAGTTTTTCTGTATCGTCGGCCCGTCGGGCTGTGGGAAGTCGACGCTCCTCCGACTACTGGGAGGGCTTCTCGACAGTGATGAGGGCACCATCGAGATCCGGACCGGCGATGCGGACCGACCGACGACGAACATGGTGTTTCAGGAGTACGGGATCTTTCCGTGGAAGTCCGTCATCGACAACGTCGCGTTCGGGCTCAAAATGCAGGGCGTTCCCCGGGAGGAGCGATACGAGACCGCCAGACGGTACATCGGAAAAGTCGATCTCGACGGCTTCGAGGAATCGTACCCACATCAGCTCTCCGGCGGGATGAAACAGCGGGTCGGCATCGCCCGCGCGTTCGCGAACGATCCCGAGGTGTTCCTGATGGACGAACCGTTCGGCGCGCTCGACGCCCAGACCAAGGGGTTTCTCGTCGAGGAACTGCTGGAACTCTGGAACGAGTCGACAAAGACGGTCGTCTACGTCACCCACGACATCGAGGAGGCGATCCGACTCGGTGACAGAATCGGCGTGATGTCGGCTCGCCCCGGTCGAATCAAGGAAGTAATCGATGTCGACCTGGAACGACCACGTGGCCGGACGGAGATCCCGCTCGAACGACTCGACCGGCTCGAAGAGCGGATCTGGTCGTCGTTGAGCGGCGAGGTCGAGCGATCGATGCACGGGCGGTCGTGA